In Mariluticola halotolerans, one DNA window encodes the following:
- a CDS encoding 2Fe-2S iron-sulfur cluster-binding protein codes for MTKITFVEPNGTQHETEAETGSTVMETAVRNGVPGIVAECGGACTCATCHVYVDDAWTEKVGGPSVMEEDMLDFAFDVRDSSRLSCQIKVREELDGLVLHVPENQG; via the coding sequence ATGACAAAAATTACATTCGTTGAACCGAACGGCACCCAGCACGAAACCGAGGCGGAAACCGGTTCCACGGTGATGGAAACGGCTGTGCGCAATGGCGTGCCGGGGATTGTCGCGGAATGCGGTGGTGCCTGCACATGCGCCACATGCCATGTCTATGTCGATGACGCCTGGACCGAAAAGGTCGGCGGCCCCTCGGTGATGGAAGAAGACATGCTCGATTTTGCTTTTGACGTGCGCGATTCCAGCCGTCTGTCCTGCCAGATCAAGGTGCGCGAAGAGCTGGACGGGCTGGTTTTGCACGTTCCGGAGAACCAGGGCTAG
- a CDS encoding Hpt domain-containing protein, which translates to MARTASAPSHEGQIERPAGQRVIDLVHLARQTLGDRGLEHEVLRIFDQGAKTYLLRLRNAQSPDEIKLALHSLKGASAGVGANGIAGLAVAAEAEFRDTGAVADETVADIGFAVEEVHLFIAELLQD; encoded by the coding sequence GTGGCACGGACAGCTTCAGCACCTTCACACGAGGGGCAGATCGAGCGCCCGGCGGGGCAACGGGTAATCGATCTGGTGCATCTGGCCCGGCAAACGCTGGGGGATCGGGGCCTTGAGCATGAGGTGCTCAGAATTTTTGATCAGGGTGCAAAAACCTATTTGCTGCGTCTTCGCAACGCCCAGTCACCTGATGAAATCAAGCTGGCTTTGCATTCGCTAAAGGGCGCTTCCGCCGGTGTTGGTGCCAATGGCATCGCCGGGCTGGCCGTGGCCGCTGAAGCTGAATTTCGCGATACCGGTGCAGTCGCCGACGAGACGGTGGCCGATATCGGCTTTGCCGTTGAGGAAGTGCACCTGTTCATCGCCGAACTGCTGCAAGACTGA